The sequence below is a genomic window from bacterium.
GAAAATGATCAGAGCACCCTCCAGCATCGCAAGCAGATAATTCTTTATATCCCTCGATTTCATCTTTACCTGAAGCTCTTTCCGGGAATACTATGATTCCCCCAACAAACAGTTCCGGATAATACACCATAATATGAAGCGATCAGTTTCCCACAATCCTCGCATCGTTCATTTTACAGCTTTTTGTGAGAATGGCGAGAGGGTAATTTCACAGGAAATTACATCTGATTGTCACATCAGAAAATATATCGAATTGAATAATATATTCCAACAACAATAAAAACAATACCGGTAATCCGACGGCTCCACCGTTCGAAACGGGTCAGGAAGGTAAACATCCTGCCTAGCGAGTTCATACCGAACGCAATAAAAAAGGCACATATGATAACGGGGAGAGCCGTACCGATACCGTACAGGGAAGGATAGAGAATACCGGACTGGATACGAGTGCGGGCCTGAAGGGAAAGAGGTATGAGACTGCCGAAAAAGAGCGCCGCCGAAACCGGACAGAACGAGAGGGCAAACAGAATACCCAGAAATCCGGCGCCCCATATCCCTCCGCTGTCGACACGGCGCTGCAAGGTTCCGGTCATGGCGAATCCGGGGATATTCAGAGTCAGCAGCTCAAGAAGGAACATCCCTGTCACTATGAGAACCGGCCCCAGTATCTTGTTCATGGAAGTCTGAAGGAACATCGAAACAGCGGAAATCGAGAAGAGCGTTTCGACAACGGCAAAAGCAATAACCACATACGTCAACATCCTTCCCGAAGTATATGCAATCCCGCCGAGAATCACATTCCGTATGGCGCCGGTCCGCTTGCCGAGGTAAGAAATAGCCGCGATATTGGTCGCAAGCGGGCACGGGCTTATCGAGGTGAGGATGCCAAGCCAGAGTACTGTCAGAGCAACAGTAATCATCGAATCGATCATCCCTTCTCGATAAATGTCCTGACTTCATCGGTTATATATGATTTGAAAGCCTTTTCATCACCGAGCAGATTCCAGACCTGCTCCAGATTCTTCCATTCGACCTCTTTACCCTTGCGGATTTTCACCAGTACGACGGATTTCGTATATAACTGGTATTCTTTGACAAAATGGTTGTTTTCAGGTGTATCGACCGCGAGCATCCGCCATATGAGACGATGGTTCTTGAGCGCATCCTCAAAGTTCTCCTGTACGGCATCTCTCGTGAACGATTCGATTTTCATGCAGGAAGGACACCGCTGGGCGGTCATGAAATAATAAACGACATCGACATTTGCATCCGGGGCAACCGGATTCCCCGATCCTGTTTCATTTGATGCCTGAGCGGGTGAGTTCGCCGCCGCCTCCTCAGCGCCGGTTGTGTCAGCCGCATTACGGGTTTCTTTGACGATAAGAACAGCCACGCTCACCACAACAAACGCAACCAGCAATACTGTGACAATCATTTTTGGTTTCATAGCCTGGATCCCCTCCGTTCATTACCATGAGTACTATATTATTGCATTCTGTATTCTGCGGTATTATCTATGATTTGTTCCATTTCTTCACCTGCGTTTAAAACCATTGCCGCGTTTTGAGGCAAATCCTTACAAGCATGAGCATGACGGGCACTTCAATGAGGACACCGACGACAGTTGCCAGCGCAGCGCCCGAGGAGAGCCCGAAAATCATGGTTGAGGTGGCAATCGCCACCTCGAAATGATTCGACGCCCCGATCATGGCAGAAGGTGCGGCATCGGGATAGCTAAGTCTGAGAACCCGTGCCAGCCCGTAACCGAGCCAGAAAATGAGATTGGTCTGGATAAACAGGGGTATGGCAATCCAGAGAATGGTCAGAGGATTCGAGATGATCACCTCCCCTTTGAATGAAAAGAGTAGCACGAGGGTGATGAGGAGCGCTCCTATCGTTATCGGAGTAAGCAGGTGAAGGAATCTCTCCCTGAACCATATCTCCCCTTTGGCGGCAATAATCCACTTCCGCGATATATACCCTGCTGCAAGAGGAAGCGCCACATAAATCGCGATGGACAGAAAAAGCGCCTGCCACGGTACCGGCAAACGGCCGACACCGAGGAGAAATCCTCCGAGAGGCCCGTAGAATACAAGCATGGTAAGTGAATTGATCGCCACCATCACAAGCGTGTGCCCGTCATTGCCGCGCGCAAGATATCCCCACACGAGCACCATGGCGGTACATGGGGCGACACCCAGGAGAATGCAGCCTGCCAGATAACTCCGCCACAGGGGAATTTCGAGTACTTTCATGCCACCCGCCATCACAACCCTGCCATCACCGTGCAACGCACCGACCGGCAGGTCCAGACCGAGGGGCATTTTCACAAGATCGACGGCATCGGTACCGATGAAGTTCCTGAATACCATTCCGAGAAAGAAAACCGAGATAGCATACATGGTGAACGGTTTAACCGCCCAGTTGATAAAAAGCGTCAGGCCGACGGGCTTGATACTTTTCCCTGCCTTGACGATCTCGCCGAAATCGATCTTCACCATGATGGGATACATCATGAAAAAGAGGCAGACGGCTATGGGGATCGATACAACAGGAGCCTCGCCGACATAAATCGCAAGACTGTCGAGAAACGAAGACACACCCGGCGCCAGTTTTCCCATCACGATCCCTGCGAGAATGCACAGAATCACCCATACGGTAAGATATTTTTCAAAAAAACTCAGCCCTTTCTCATGCCTTGTGTTTTCAGTTTCCATGGAAGAGCATCCCCCTGTAAATTGTATCCTCGTTCAATGAACAGAACCTACACGAGCATTTTTTCGATTTCTTCGACAGCGGGGATTTTCCCGACAGTTTTCACCTCGCCGTCCACCACAAGCGCCGGTGTCATTATGACGCCGAATTCCATGATCCTGTTGATATCCGTTATTTTTTCGATTTCATACCCGATACCGAGCTGTTTCGCGGCTGCCTCGGAGTTTTCGGCAAGTTTTTTACACTTCGGGCAGCCGGTGCCGAGAATCTGAATGGTTTTCAAAATATTTCTCCTTTGTCATATTTAATCCGTGTGAATACTGATTTTGAAGATCACAGGGATGAGGACAATTTACGGTTTTTCATAGAATTATTACCTTCACCCCCGATTCCCTCCAGTAAACAGGAGAGGGGAAAAAAGCATTATATCGGGTATTCGAGCATGTTACTAATAATTACATCAAAGGGTTCTATTCATGATTGTTTCATTTCATCCGAACACCGCGCCATAGATCAATCCCGTGAAAGTCGCCATCAGAATGACGAGCGTCACAAAAACGACCGTCTTTTTCGTACCCATCACGCTGCGGATGACAAGCATGTTGGGCAGGCTGAGCGCTGGTCCCGCCAAGAGGAGCGCCAGCGCCGGGCCGTTTCCCATGCCGTTTCCGATGAGCCCCTGAAGGATAGGCACCTCGGTGAGCGTGGCAAAATACATGAATGCCCCGGCAAACGATGCGACAAAGTTCGACAGGAGCGAATTGCCGCCGACAGCGGCGCTGACCCAGCGCGATGGTATCAGTCCTTCATACCCCGGCCGCCCGAGAAGCGCTCCCGCGATGAGGACACCAAACAACAGGAGCGGCAGTATCTGTCCGGCGAATCCCCATGAGGAAGCGAACCAGTCGCTTGTCTCTCCCCTGTCGGTGCCTGTGATGACTGAAAGCCCCGCAATCCCGATCACAAACGGAATCATCGGCTCGTGGGGGAAAAAGAGTGCGGCGCTACCGGTGGGAACTACGACGCCGAGGATTTTCCACCAGGCGAGGCCGAACCAGGCGATCAGCACAATCCCCAGCAGCACGGAAAATCCACCGGTAATGGGCCATTTCAATGAATAGATGACGTGCCAGAGACCTGCCGGCGCATCAGGCCTGCCCCAGTTGGCAAATACGAGAATGCCCACCATGGAGGCAAAATAGACTGCGGTCTGCCACAGGGGGCGGGTATCTTCAGAATCCGGCATCGCGAACTGCGCCCTGGCCTTTTCTGTCTCCTCTTTCCGGAAGAATACATGCATCAACAGGCCGATAATGATGCTGAAACCGACAGCGCCGACCGCTCTGGCTATTCCTAATTTGAAACCGAGAATGCGCGCGGTCAGTATGATTGCAAGGACATTGATCGCCGGGCCCGAGTAGAGAAACGCGGTGGCGGGCCCGAGCCCCGCGCCCATCCTGTAAATCCCTGAAAACAGCGGGAGCACGGTACAGGAGCATACTGCGAGGATTGAGCCGGACACCGACGCGACACCATAGGCAAGCACCTTGTTCGCCCGTGCGCCGAGATATTTCATGACCGAAGCCTGGCTGACAAACACCGAGATTGCGCCGGCAATGAAAAAGGCGGGTATCAGGCATAGAAGGACATGTTCGCGCGCGTACCATTTCGCGAGGTACAGTGATTCCAGCACAGCGTTGTTGAAACGCGGAATTCCGACGGGAAGGTAATAAAAGCCGAGAAATACGGCCGCAAGTATACCAAGAGATTTCAATTCCTGTTTCATGCTCATCGATTTCTCTTCAATACGGTTGTTTCATGAACGAATCCAAAGCTCAATTGAACGCGGATTCTCGCGGATCAGACGGATTCTCGCGGATTATATTTTCTAATTATATCTTTTGTGTCTTAACGTTTTATAATTGCTCATAATAGTACAAACAACATGTTATATAGATTTGTGTCTTTGTGGTTTATTATTATTGCTCCGGCGAATAAATAATGATACCGGAAGTAAAAAAAACATGGATTCCCGCTTTCGCGGGAATGACGGCTTGGTGCGCAGTTACACAGATTGTACCGAATCACCTTCATAGGGCTCAATTTCCGAAATATATTTCACTGTTTAATCGCCGGAGCAATATCATGAATAACCCTCATGACTATAAACAGTCACAACGAAAGATAAAAATGTATGCAGGCTGCATATGGATTCCCGATTAAAGATTCGGGAATGACAGCGCTCCAGAGACTCCCGTCGCCAGACCGGGGTTTCAGAACTGCATTCATGAAACAATATCCCGCATCGAACCAGAGACTCCCGGCACCAGACCGGGGTTTCAGAACCGGGAACCGTAGATGCATTTTCAGATAAATCCGGATTAAGAAAATTGTAATACCATGAAGAAACAAAATGTTACAGTTCTTTATGCCTTTGCGACTTTATGAGAAAATATTTACATAGAATCGGTGTAAGTAAAATGGCATCATTTTAATTCAACGAGGCGTATCTGCTCGCGGGCGTTTGTCAGAAGCACCGACTCGACGCAGGAAAAAAAATTAAGAATACACCGGGTTTTCAGAGAATAAAAAATTTTGGTACCTTCCTTTTCATCACTGATGATCCCGACATTTTTGAGAATCGACAGATGCTTCGACACAGTCGATATATCGGCCCCGACCATTTCAGTGAGCTCACAGACACATCGTCTGTCATGTGAAAGCACATCGATGATAAAGAGACGGGTCGGATGAGCCATCGCTTTTATGATACGGGCCCGGGCTTCGAACCGGGCATTTGTTTCGGCATCCATAACAATCTCCTTAAAGGAATGGCATGATCTTGCATATTTGGTAATATAGCCAAATAACCAATGATTGCCAACAATTTTTTCCTGTCCGGTTTATTTTTTTATCTTTTTCATTGCCTTTTACTGGGTCATGATATATTCTGTCCTATCTTTTATCTATGTGATGGTAACTATTTTCAGGGCTTAGTGTTCATGCAGCATAACTCTTCCGTCAGTCCCCGCACAGTTCTCTACGTTTCCGTGGTTATCTGCATCTGGTCGGTTTCGGCGACCGTTGAAACGGTGACCCTGCGCGGTCTGTCACCCATGCAGTTCAGTCTCTGGAGCACAGCGGCAGGCTCGCTTGGTCTTATTCTTGCGCTTGCGATGAAAGGATCGCTCAAAAGTCTCGGATCGTATCGTTTACAGGATCATATGCAGCTCCTGCTGTTCGCCGTCCTCGGATTCTGCGGATACCAGACTCTCAAATACACCGCCTATATTACCGTCCCGGTGCCCCAGGCCAATATTCTCCAGTATACCTACCCGGTTTTTATCGTGATTTTTGCCATGCCGTTCCTCAACCAGAGGCTCACCTTTACCAAGATCACCGGCATTGCCGCGGGTTTCATCGGAGCGGCGATCATTCTTTCGGGCGGGAGCTTTACCGGGATCGACCGGACACATTTTAGCGGATACCTGCTTGCGCTGTCCGCGGGTTTTTCGTGGGGATTGTTCAGCGTCCTCGCCTCACGGGCGGCGTTCGAGCCCGTTTCATCCATGTTTTTCATGCAGTTGTACAGTACGGTGATAGTATTGAGCATTGTTCTGTTACGGGGTATGTTCGTTATTCCGGGAGGATTTCGCGAGCTTGCGGGAGTCATATTCTCCGGTATCATATCAAATGCGATCGGAGTCCTTCTGTGGCTCGATGCACAGCGTTCCACGAACGATGTTTCACTCATCACCGGTTCGCTCTACCTCATACCCTTTCTCTCGCTCGTTGCATTCAGGGTATTCCTTTCCATACCAATTCCCTTTTATACCTATACGGGCCTTGTTTTTATTGTCGGGGGCATGGTGTTTCATACGATCTGGTCACGCCGTTATTCCGGTAAAAACGGGCGGGCGATGCGTCCCGGCCCGGCGCCGCATGTCCGTTTTGTCGGCAGCCCTGAAAAAACAAAGCACACCCCCGACAGATGAAATTTTCGATTGACTCTCTGTCTCTCTGTTCCTTTGTTCCTTTGAAAAACAACAAATTCTGTTGCATAACACGGTCATTTAACTTACTATAGGATCAAATAGTAAGAGGGCTGTGAAAAAGTATATTTTTCACGAGCCCGATAATGAAATGTATTGTTTCGGTGCTGTCAAGGGCATGTAAGCCTGTTCCCGAATCATTAATCGGGAATCGGCACTTCATGCCGACCCTTGACAGCTTATATCCACACGTACAGACTTTATCACAAGGCTTGTAATACACACATACAAATAACCGGTTTTCGGGAGAAAAACATGAAACGTAAATACGGTATCCGTATACCTGTCGCGATGCTGCTTGTTACCATGGCATTGTCATTTCTGCCAGCCTTTGCCGCTGAGCTCTCACAGCCCGAATACAAGGTGATAGAGGAACTCGATGTCATGGTCGCCATGCGGGACGGCGTGCAGCTGTCGACCAACATCTACCGTCCCGACGCGCAAGGAGCATTCCCTGCCCTCATCATGCGGACACCATACGGTAATGGCGGAAGCGACAATCAGGACGGTCATTTTTTCGCTCAGAGGGGCTATGCGGTCATTATACAGGATGTGCGCGGCAGGTATGAATCCGAGGGGCTGTTCGATGCAGGCCGGACAGAGGGAGTGGACGGAATCGATACCCACCAGTGGGTCGTATCACAGCCATGGTGCAACGGCAGGCTCGGTACGTTCGGCGGATCATATGTCGGGTTCACTCAGTGGATGCCTGCTTCCCTGGGAAGCTCTCATCTCGAAGCGATGTTCGCGACGCTCACATCCGCGGATTTTCACGATTACTGGATGTACCAGGGCGGCGCGTTCCGTCTCAGGTCATGGACATCATGGATTTACTGGCTGACCGAACCCTACGATGCAGGCAGGGAAGACAGAAACGGCAAAATGAACGAGCTGAACGGCACTCTTCCTCTCATGGAACAGGACAAACTCCTCGGATGGAGGGTATCCTCGGCGCGGGATTGGCTCGCCCACCCCGAACACGACCTTTATTGGAAAAATACGAGCATAATGGACGGGTATAAGAACATCCATGCCGCGGTGTACAATATCGGCGGGTGGTACGACATCTTTCTGGCGGGAACGCTGAAGAATTATACCGAGATGACAGGGTCGGGCATCGATCCATCGGTCCGGAAAAAACAGAAACTGCTCGTCGGTCCGTGGCTTCATGGTTTTACCGGGGATGGCAAGGTCGGCGATCTCGATTACGGGAAAGACGCCATAATGGGCGGACTGCCTTTTCAGACACTCATGCTCCGGTTGTTCGACAGCGCGCTCAAGGGAACCGATACCGGTATCATGAACGAGGCGCCGGTGAGGATTTTCGTGATGGGCAGCAATGTCTGGCGCGACGAGCAGGAATGGCCGCTTGCGCGTACTCAATACCGGAAGTGGTATTTCAGCAGCAGGAGTAAAGCCAATACGCTTACCGGCGACGGCCTCCTCGACGCATCGATGCAGGACGGCGCATCGACCGACACCTACACGTACGATCCTGCCGACCCGGTACCCTCATCGACCGATACCACATACTACAGCCATTTTTCGAGCGGGCCGAGAGACCAGCAGAAAATCGAGGAACGGCAGGACGTTCTCGTCTACTCGTCACCCGAGCTCGAAAAGGACATGGAAGTCACCGGGCCGGTCGAAGCTGTTGTCTATGCCGCCAGCACGGCGCTCAATACGGATTTCACCGCCAAACTCGTCGATGTCTACCCGGACGGCAGAGCGATGCGTCTCTGCGACGGCATCATCAGGGCAAGCAGCCGTAATCCCGGAGAAAAACCGTCAAACATCGAACCGGGCAGGGTATATGAATACCATATCGACCTCTGGGCAACGAGCAACGTGTTCAAAAAGGGCCACCGGATCAGGGTCGAAATTTCGAGCAGCAACTTCCCGCGGTTCGACCGTAACCTCAACACGGGCGAAAAATTCGCTGTCGGAACCGCATGGATAAAAGCCGTGCAGACGGTTTATCATACGAAGGAGTATCCCTCCCATATCGTGCTGCCGGTAATCGAATAGGATATTGTTCCCGCGGGTTTTGTATAAAAGGGATACATGGCTCGATCTATCAGCAATTTTTGAAAGAACGCGGATTTGCGCGGATTTATTATATTATATATTTCGGTTATCCAGTTAAATCAGCTAACATGATTGATCCCCCTCGGCTTCGCTGTGTCCCCCTTATAAAAGAAAGGGGGACGAAAGTGCCCCAAAAGCCATTCCCCCTAAAAAAGAGGGGATGCCGCAGGCAGTGGGGATCACATACTATCGGAATAAATTATCAATTCTGAATAAAAGGTTTTCTATGCTTATCAAAACGGATAACCGGATCTTATTTTTAATGTGAACGATTCAAAACCACTAATAACAGTATAAATAATAAGTTATATTTTTTCACGTCTTTGTATCTTCGTGACTTCGTGGTTCATATAATCTTTTTTCACAGGGAAACGGAAGAAAAATCATGGCTCGCTATCTGGCAGGCATAGACCTCGGCACATCGAGTGTCCGCGCGGGGATATACGATGAAGAAGGAGTCCGCAGAGCAATCGCTTCGCGCGGATATCCCATTCTCACGCCTTCACACGACCGTTCGGAGCAGAATCCCGAAGACTGGTGGAACGCAGTGTGCGAGTCACTCGCGGAGGCGATTGCATCCGCCGGCGTCAAAGGATCGGACCTGACAGGAATTTCTTTCGATGGCCAGATGCACGGCGGAGTCATGCTCGATGGCGTCGGAGAGCCGATATGTCCTGCCGTTATATGGCCCGATTCACGGAGCGCGGGCGAGCTCGATGAGCTTACCGGCATTATCGGGGAAACCACGCTCGAAAACACGGTCATGAACCGTCTGTTCCCCGGAACATTCGCCGCCACGCTCCACTGGATGCGGAAGCACGATAACGCCACATGGAAACGAATCCGCCGCATTCTCCCGCCGAAGGACTATATCCGCTACCGCATGACCGGTCTCTATAACACCGAGCCATCCGATGCATCGGCAACACTTCTCTTCGACCAGAACAAACGGGACTGGTCGGCGGAGATTCTCAGGAAACTGGATATTCCCCTGGAGTTCATGCCCTATGTTGTCAATTCGGACGAACAGATCGGCGCAACCGAAGGAATCGGGGAAAAGACCGGCATCCCCGATGGCATTCCGGTGGTGACCGGAGGCGCAGACCAGGCATGCGCCGCACTCGGCAACGGATTACTCGACAGCGGCTCCATGCTCGTTACCATCGGAACGGGGGGGCAGATATGTACGCCGCTTGCTTCTCCGGCGGCCTCTCCGGGATTGTCTCTCAACATGTTCTGTCACCTTCCCGAGTCGAGGTGGTACCTGATGGGCGCCACGCTGTCGGCAGGGCTGAGCCTCCGCTGGTTCCGTGAAACATTCTGTCCCGAAACTTCTTTTCAGCAGCTCGACCACGAGGCATCGGAAACACCTCCGGCCGGTCAGCTCATGTTCCTACCCTATCTTCCGGGGAAACGGTCTCCCGA
It includes:
- a CDS encoding nitrophenyl compound nitroreductase subunit ArsF family protein; this translates as MKPKMIVTVLLVAFVVVSVAVLIVKETRNAADTTGAEEAAANSPAQASNETGSGNPVAPDANVDVVYYFMTAQRCPSCMKIESFTRDAVQENFEDALKNHRLIWRMLAVDTPENNHFVKEYQLYTKSVVLVKIRKGKEVEWKNLEQVWNLLGDEKAFKSYITDEVRTFIEKG
- a CDS encoding aromatic aminobenezylarsenical efflux permease ArsG family transporter, with the translated sequence MITVALTVLWLGILTSISPCPLATNIAAISYLGKRTGAIRNVILGGIAYTSGRMLTYVVIAFAVVETLFSISAVSMFLQTSMNKILGPVLIVTGMFLLELLTLNIPGFAMTGTLQRRVDSGGIWGAGFLGILFALSFCPVSAALFFGSLIPLSLQARTRIQSGILYPSLYGIGTALPVIICAFFIAFGMNSLGRMFTFLTRFERWSRRITGIVFIVVGIYYSIRYIF
- a CDS encoding permease, coding for MSMKQELKSLGILAAVFLGFYYLPVGIPRFNNAVLESLYLAKWYAREHVLLCLIPAFFIAGAISVFVSQASVMKYLGARANKVLAYGVASVSGSILAVCSCTVLPLFSGIYRMGAGLGPATAFLYSGPAINVLAIILTARILGFKLGIARAVGAVGFSIIIGLLMHVFFRKEETEKARAQFAMPDSEDTRPLWQTAVYFASMVGILVFANWGRPDAPAGLWHVIYSLKWPITGGFSVLLGIVLIAWFGLAWWKILGVVVPTGSAALFFPHEPMIPFVIGIAGLSVITGTDRGETSDWFASSWGFAGQILPLLLFGVLIAGALLGRPGYEGLIPSRWVSAAVGGNSLLSNFVASFAGAFMYFATLTEVPILQGLIGNGMGNGPALALLLAGPALSLPNMLVIRSVMGTKKTVVFVTLVILMATFTGLIYGAVFG
- a CDS encoding DMT family transporter; amino-acid sequence: MQHNSSVSPRTVLYVSVVICIWSVSATVETVTLRGLSPMQFSLWSTAAGSLGLILALAMKGSLKSLGSYRLQDHMQLLLFAVLGFCGYQTLKYTAYITVPVPQANILQYTYPVFIVIFAMPFLNQRLTFTKITGIAAGFIGAAIILSGGSFTGIDRTHFSGYLLALSAGFSWGLFSVLASRAAFEPVSSMFFMQLYSTVIVLSIVLLRGMFVIPGGFRELAGVIFSGIISNAIGVLLWLDAQRSTNDVSLITGSLYLIPFLSLVAFRVFLSIPIPFYTYTGLVFIVGGMVFHTIWSRRYSGKNGRAMRPGPAPHVRFVGSPEKTKHTPDR
- a CDS encoding thioredoxin family protein; protein product: MKTIQILGTGCPKCKKLAENSEAAAKQLGIGYEIEKITDINRIMEFGVIMTPALVVDGEVKTVGKIPAVEEIEKMLV
- the arsB gene encoding ACR3 family arsenite efflux transporter — translated: METENTRHEKGLSFFEKYLTVWVILCILAGIVMGKLAPGVSSFLDSLAIYVGEAPVVSIPIAVCLFFMMYPIMVKIDFGEIVKAGKSIKPVGLTLFINWAVKPFTMYAISVFFLGMVFRNFIGTDAVDLVKMPLGLDLPVGALHGDGRVVMAGGMKVLEIPLWRSYLAGCILLGVAPCTAMVLVWGYLARGNDGHTLVMVAINSLTMLVFYGPLGGFLLGVGRLPVPWQALFLSIAIYVALPLAAGYISRKWIIAAKGEIWFRERFLHLLTPITIGALLITLVLLFSFKGEVIISNPLTILWIAIPLFIQTNLIFWLGYGLARVLRLSYPDAAPSAMIGASNHFEVAIATSTMIFGLSSGAALATVVGVLIEVPVMLMLVRICLKTRQWF
- a CDS encoding CocE/NonD family hydrolase; protein product: MKRKYGIRIPVAMLLVTMALSFLPAFAAELSQPEYKVIEELDVMVAMRDGVQLSTNIYRPDAQGAFPALIMRTPYGNGGSDNQDGHFFAQRGYAVIIQDVRGRYESEGLFDAGRTEGVDGIDTHQWVVSQPWCNGRLGTFGGSYVGFTQWMPASLGSSHLEAMFATLTSADFHDYWMYQGGAFRLRSWTSWIYWLTEPYDAGREDRNGKMNELNGTLPLMEQDKLLGWRVSSARDWLAHPEHDLYWKNTSIMDGYKNIHAAVYNIGGWYDIFLAGTLKNYTEMTGSGIDPSVRKKQKLLVGPWLHGFTGDGKVGDLDYGKDAIMGGLPFQTLMLRLFDSALKGTDTGIMNEAPVRIFVMGSNVWRDEQEWPLARTQYRKWYFSSRSKANTLTGDGLLDASMQDGASTDTYTYDPADPVPSSTDTTYYSHFSSGPRDQQKIEERQDVLVYSSPELEKDMEVTGPVEAVVYAASTALNTDFTAKLVDVYPDGRAMRLCDGIIRASSRNPGEKPSNIEPGRVYEYHIDLWATSNVFKKGHRIRVEISSSNFPRFDRNLNTGEKFAVGTAWIKAVQTVYHTKEYPSHIVLPVIE
- a CDS encoding metalloregulator ArsR/SmtB family transcription factor is translated as MDAETNARFEARARIIKAMAHPTRLFIIDVLSHDRRCVCELTEMVGADISTVSKHLSILKNVGIISDEKEGTKIFYSLKTRCILNFFSCVESVLLTNAREQIRLVELK
- the xylB gene encoding xylulokinase; this translates as MARYLAGIDLGTSSVRAGIYDEEGVRRAIASRGYPILTPSHDRSEQNPEDWWNAVCESLAEAIASAGVKGSDLTGISFDGQMHGGVMLDGVGEPICPAVIWPDSRSAGELDELTGIIGETTLENTVMNRLFPGTFAATLHWMRKHDNATWKRIRRILPPKDYIRYRMTGLYNTEPSDASATLLFDQNKRDWSAEILRKLDIPLEFMPYVVNSDEQIGATEGIGEKTGIPDGIPVVTGGADQACAALGNGLLDSGSMLVTIGTGGQICTPLASPAASPGLSLNMFCHLPESRWYLMGATLSAGLSLRWFRETFCPETSFQQLDHEASETPPAGQLMFLPYLPGKRSPDLNPAAHGVFSGIRLNHRRGHFARAVMEGVVFDLKESLDVMKGMGVAPRSIIASGGGAGSGLWMQILADIFDEPVQVSRRTEQACFGAALVAGIGTGIYRDYWHAAELVPPPAETVYPQKENTERYRERYDEYMRLYRDAVVKTG